A DNA window from Trichosurus vulpecula isolate mTriVul1 chromosome 2, mTriVul1.pri, whole genome shotgun sequence contains the following coding sequences:
- the LOC118836192 gene encoding NACHT, LRR and PYD domains-containing protein 14-like has protein sequence MGNLDQLKSCALTEACCPDLALALACNQSLSHLNLGGNQLLDSGVQVLCGALSQPECHLQNLVLAGCGLTDGVCQDLSTALTSSRNLTRLCLAHNNLRDEGVKILSTALKLPECPLQRLTLWSCGITAAGCQDLSAALLSNKNLTHLDLGENELGDAGMKLLCIALGQPQCILQALDVLVCFLTEACCQDLSDMLVLNQSLRSLNLGHNALMDQGVKLLCQALRHPDCQLRRLGLERCQLSAACCQDLSSVLLCNPRLKSLDLAQNALWDEGVRLLCEALQQPECRLQILALWREAFSEDAQRMLKAVQESKPHLIITGDWYSHELEEYGFSWWLET, from the exons ATGGGAAACCTTGACCA GTTGAAGAGCTGTGCCCTCACTGAGGCTTGCTGTCCAGATCTCGCCCTGGCCCTCGCCTGCAACCAGAGCCTGAGCCATCTGAACCTGGGGGGAAATCAGCTCCTGGACAGTGGTGTGCAGGTGCTGTGTGGGGCCCTGAGCCAACCCGAGTGTCACCTCCAGAACCTGGT GTTGGCAGGATGTGGCTTGACAGACGGTGTTTGCCAGGATCTCTCTACCGCTCTCACCTCCAGCCGGAATCTGACACGTCTGTGCCTGGCCCACAACAACCTTCGTGATGAGGGCGTGAAGATCCTGAGCACAGCCTTGAAACTCCCTGAGTGTCCTCTCCAGAGACTGAC GTTGTGGAGCTGTGGCATCACTGCTGCAGGTTGCCAGGATCTTTCTGCCGCGCTGCTCAGTAACAAGAACCTGACCCACCTGGACCTGGGGGAGAACGAGCTGGGCGATGCCGGCATGAAGCTGCTGTGCATAGCTTTGGGGCAGCCGCAGTGCATCCTTCAAGCCTTGGA CGTCTTGGTCTGCTTCCTCACCGAGGCCTGTTGTCAGGACCTCTCGGACATGCTTGTCCTTAACCAGAGCCTGCGGAGCCTGAACCTGGGACACAACGCCCTCATGGACCAGGGGGTCAAGCTGCTGTGCCAGGCCCTGAGACACCCTGACTGTCAGCTCCGGAGGCTTGG GCTGGAGAGATGCCAGCTCAGTGCCGCATGCTGTCAGGATCTCTCCTCTGTTCTCCTCTGCAATCCGAGGCTGAAGAGTCTTGACCTAGCCCAGAACGCTTTGTGGGATGAAGGAGTGAGGCTGCTGTGCGAGGCCTTGCAACAGCCTGAATGCAGACTGCAGATCCTGGC GCTGTGGAGGGAGGCATTCAGCGAGGATGCCCAGCGGATGCTGAAGGCGGTCCAGGAGAGCAAACCGCACTTGATCATCACTGGTGACTGGTACAGTCACGAGCTTGAGGAATATGGTTTTTCCTGGTGGCTGGAGACCTGA